The proteins below come from a single Isoptericola dokdonensis DS-3 genomic window:
- a CDS encoding uridine kinase family protein yields MTVGADVLAGLVRRVHESPARLPGPGASPVWRRTRLVCVDGPAGSGKSTLGTQLAVELASQVVHMDDLYEGWDDGPDGGAANLGAQVLAPLAAGRAGEYRRYDWVAGRWAERHAVEPAPFLVVEGCGAAARQVDPWAALRVWVEADDTERLRRGLERDGEHARDHWLLWMDDEARHYAAEQTRARADVRLDGFGRLVPAGSD; encoded by the coding sequence GTGACCGTCGGCGCCGACGTGCTGGCCGGTCTCGTGCGCCGCGTGCACGAGTCGCCGGCACGCCTGCCGGGGCCGGGTGCGTCGCCGGTGTGGCGACGCACCCGGCTCGTGTGCGTCGACGGCCCGGCGGGCTCGGGCAAGTCGACGCTCGGCACGCAGCTCGCCGTCGAGCTCGCCTCTCAGGTCGTCCACATGGACGACCTGTACGAGGGCTGGGACGACGGTCCCGACGGGGGTGCGGCGAACCTCGGTGCGCAGGTGCTCGCACCCCTGGCCGCGGGCCGCGCGGGGGAGTACCGGCGCTACGACTGGGTCGCCGGCCGCTGGGCCGAGCGCCACGCCGTCGAGCCCGCGCCGTTCCTCGTCGTCGAGGGCTGCGGCGCCGCGGCGCGCCAGGTCGACCCGTGGGCGGCGCTGCGGGTCTGGGTCGAGGCGGACGACACCGAGCGGCTGCGCCGCGGGCTCGAGCGCGACGGCGAGCACGCGCGGGATCACTGGCTGCTCTGGATGGACGACGAGGCCAGGCACTACGCTGCGGAACAGACGCGCGCCCGGGCCGACGTCCGCCTCGACGGCTTCGGACGGCTGGTCCCGGCGGGCAGCGACTGA
- the argH gene encoding argininosuccinate lyase — translation MSDLEKRAGADAPAETPSVSLWGGRFAGGPSPELQALSQSTHFDWRLAAYDIAGSRAHARVLHAAGLLDEGELAGMLDALDRLEQDVAAGEFLPQLADEDVHTALERGLMERAGDALGGKLRAGRSRNDQIATQVRLYLRENARTIAVHLLTVVDELLTQAEAAGDAVMPGRTHLQHAQPVLLAHHLLAHAWPLLRDVDRLVDWDVRAARSPYGSGALAGSSLGLDPAAVAADLGFDGPVENSIDGTASRDVVAEFAFVAAMIGIDLSRISEEIILWNTKEFGFVRLDDAWSTGSSIMPQKKNPDIAELARGKSGRLVGDLTGLLTTLKGLPLAYNRDLQEDKEPVFDQVDTLTVLLPAFAGMIRTLTFDTDRMAELAPQGFALATDIAEWLVRQGVPFRVAHEVAGACVRVCEERGIELWDLSDDDLAAISEHLTPQVRAVLTVEGSVASRDGVGGTAPVRVTEQLEAAKERSTEFRFWAEG, via the coding sequence ATGTCCGACCTCGAGAAGCGGGCCGGCGCCGACGCGCCGGCCGAGACGCCCTCCGTCAGCCTGTGGGGCGGCCGGTTCGCCGGCGGCCCGTCGCCCGAGCTGCAGGCGCTGTCGCAGTCGACGCACTTCGACTGGCGTCTCGCCGCCTACGACATCGCCGGCTCCCGCGCCCACGCCCGCGTCCTGCACGCCGCGGGCCTGCTCGACGAGGGAGAGCTGGCGGGCATGCTCGACGCCCTCGACCGGCTCGAGCAGGACGTCGCCGCGGGGGAGTTCCTGCCCCAGCTCGCCGACGAGGACGTGCACACCGCCCTCGAGCGCGGACTCATGGAGCGGGCCGGGGACGCCCTCGGCGGCAAGCTGCGCGCCGGGCGCTCCCGCAACGACCAGATCGCCACCCAGGTCCGCCTCTACCTGCGTGAGAACGCCCGCACCATCGCCGTCCACCTGCTGACGGTCGTCGACGAGCTCCTCACGCAGGCCGAGGCCGCCGGGGACGCCGTCATGCCGGGGCGCACCCACCTGCAGCACGCCCAGCCCGTGCTGCTGGCGCACCACCTGCTCGCCCACGCGTGGCCGCTGCTGCGCGACGTCGACCGCCTCGTCGACTGGGACGTCCGGGCCGCCCGGTCGCCGTACGGGTCGGGGGCGCTCGCAGGCTCCTCGCTCGGGCTCGACCCCGCGGCGGTCGCCGCCGACCTCGGCTTCGACGGCCCGGTGGAGAACTCCATCGACGGCACCGCCTCGCGCGACGTCGTGGCGGAGTTCGCGTTCGTCGCCGCCATGATCGGCATCGACCTGTCGCGGATCTCCGAGGAGATCATCCTGTGGAACACCAAGGAGTTCGGGTTCGTCCGGCTCGACGACGCGTGGTCCACCGGGTCGAGCATCATGCCGCAGAAGAAGAACCCCGACATCGCCGAGCTCGCGCGCGGCAAGTCGGGGCGTCTCGTCGGTGACCTCACCGGCCTGCTCACGACGCTCAAGGGCCTGCCGCTGGCGTACAACCGGGACCTCCAGGAGGACAAGGAGCCGGTGTTCGACCAGGTCGACACGCTCACCGTCCTGCTGCCCGCGTTCGCCGGGATGATCCGTACCCTCACGTTCGACACGGACCGGATGGCCGAGCTCGCCCCGCAGGGGTTCGCGCTCGCGACGGACATCGCCGAGTGGCTGGTGCGGCAGGGCGTCCCGTTCCGGGTCGCGCACGAGGTCGCCGGCGCGTGCGTGCGCGTCTGCGAGGAGCGCGGCATCGAGCTGTGGGACCTTTCCGACGACGACCTCGCCGCGATCTCCGAGCACCTCACCCCTCAGGTGCGAGCCGTGCTCACGGTGGAGGGCTCGGTCGCGTCGCGCGACGGCGTGGGCGGCACGGCACCGGTGCGCGTCACCGAGCAGCTCGAGGCCGCCAAGGAGCGCTCCACGGAGTTCCGCTTCTGGGCCGAGGGCTGA
- a CDS encoding argininosuccinate synthase, translating to MTDRVVLAYSGGLDTSVAIGWIAEATGAEVVAVAVDVGQGGEDMNVIRQRALDCGAVEAYVADARDEFAAEYCMPALQANGLYLDRYPLVSAISRPVIVKHMVRAARQFGATTVAHGCTGKGNDQVRFEVATTSLAPDLKTIAPVRDLALTREKAIDYAEKHDLPIATTKKNPFSIDQNVWGRAVETGFLEDIWNEPTKDVYSYTDDPTFPPVADEVVVTFDQGVPVALDGVPVTPLQAIQEMNRRAGAQGVGRIDIVEDRLVGIKSREVYEAPGAIALIAAHQELENVTLEREQARFKRGVEQRWTELVYDGMWFSPLKKNLDTFIADTQKYVSGEVRLVLHGGRATVTGRRSEAALYDFNLATYDEGDTFDQSHAKGFIEIYGLAAKQAAARDEKFGNGVDFGVGSF from the coding sequence ATGACTGATCGCGTCGTGCTCGCCTACTCGGGCGGCCTGGACACCTCCGTCGCCATCGGGTGGATCGCCGAGGCGACCGGTGCCGAGGTCGTCGCCGTCGCCGTCGACGTCGGCCAGGGCGGCGAGGACATGAACGTCATCCGCCAGCGTGCCCTGGACTGCGGCGCCGTCGAGGCCTACGTGGCCGACGCCCGCGACGAGTTCGCCGCCGAGTACTGCATGCCCGCCCTGCAGGCCAACGGCCTCTACCTCGACCGCTACCCGCTGGTCTCCGCGATCTCGCGCCCCGTCATCGTCAAGCACATGGTGCGCGCGGCCCGCCAGTTCGGTGCGACCACCGTGGCGCACGGCTGCACCGGCAAGGGCAACGACCAGGTCCGCTTCGAGGTGGCGACGACGTCGCTCGCCCCGGACCTCAAGACCATCGCGCCGGTGCGCGACCTCGCCCTCACCCGCGAGAAGGCGATCGACTACGCCGAGAAGCACGACCTGCCGATCGCGACCACGAAGAAGAACCCGTTCTCCATCGATCAGAACGTGTGGGGCCGCGCGGTCGAGACCGGCTTCCTCGAGGACATCTGGAACGAGCCCACCAAGGACGTCTACTCCTACACCGACGACCCGACGTTCCCGCCGGTCGCCGACGAGGTCGTCGTCACGTTCGACCAGGGCGTCCCCGTCGCGCTCGACGGCGTGCCCGTCACGCCGCTGCAGGCCATCCAGGAGATGAACCGACGCGCCGGCGCCCAGGGCGTGGGCCGCATCGACATCGTCGAGGACCGCCTGGTCGGCATCAAGTCCCGCGAGGTCTACGAGGCGCCCGGCGCGATCGCCCTCATCGCCGCCCACCAGGAGCTCGAGAACGTCACCCTCGAGCGCGAGCAGGCCCGTTTCAAGCGCGGCGTCGAGCAGCGCTGGACCGAGCTCGTGTACGACGGCATGTGGTTCAGCCCCCTGAAGAAGAACCTCGACACGTTCATCGCCGACACCCAGAAGTACGTGTCCGGCGAGGTTCGCCTCGTGCTGCACGGTGGTCGTGCCACCGTCACCGGCCGCCGCTCCGAGGCCGCGCTGTACGACTTCAACCTGGCCACCTACGACGAGGGCGACACGTTCGACCAGTCGCACGCCAAGGGCTTCATCGAGATCTACGGCCTCGCCGCCAAGCAGGCCGCGGCCCGCGACGAGAAGTTCGGCAACGGCGTGGACTTCGGGGTCGGGTCGTTCTGA
- a CDS encoding arginine repressor produces the protein MSAPAAGAPSTKAARHARIVEIVRRTAIHSQAELARALADEGVTVTQGTLSRDLVELRAEKVRSAAGALVYAVPGEGGDRSVQAAGVGGLEAGYVAARLARLCADLLVSAEASGNQVVLRTPPGAANYLASAIDHSVFPGVLGCLAGDDTILVISRDPAGGEDLARRFLELTASHDA, from the coding sequence ATGAGCGCTCCCGCCGCCGGTGCGCCGTCGACCAAGGCGGCCCGGCACGCCCGCATCGTCGAGATCGTGCGCCGCACCGCCATCCACTCCCAGGCCGAGCTCGCCCGCGCGCTCGCCGACGAGGGCGTCACCGTCACCCAGGGCACCCTGTCGCGCGACCTCGTCGAGCTGCGCGCCGAGAAGGTGCGCAGCGCCGCCGGTGCCCTCGTCTACGCCGTGCCCGGCGAGGGCGGCGACCGCAGCGTGCAGGCCGCCGGCGTCGGCGGGCTCGAGGCCGGGTACGTGGCCGCGCGGCTCGCCCGGCTCTGCGCCGACCTGCTCGTCTCCGCCGAGGCGTCAGGCAACCAGGTCGTCCTGCGCACACCGCCCGGGGCCGCGAACTATCTCGCCTCCGCCATCGACCACTCCGTCTTCCCCGGGGTCCTCGGCTGTCTCGCCGGGGACGACACGATCCTCGTGATCTCCCGCGACCCCGCCGGCGGCGAGGACCTCGCCCGCCGCTTCCTCGAGCTCACGGCGTCCCACGACGCCTGA
- the argF gene encoding ornithine carbamoyltransferase, which produces MPRHFLRDDDLSPAEQREVLELAWAFGEDRFLRAPLSGPRAVALVFDKPTLRTQVSFSVGVAELGGFPLVVDGRLAQVGVRESVADVTRVLDRQVAAVVWRTFGQDRIEEMAAVSRVPVVNALTDDFHPCQILADLLTVAQHHGGLGALAGQRFTYVGDAANNMGASYLLGCATAGMHVTVAGPDGYLPPDHVVARAQEIAATTGGSVTVTTDARAAVAGADVVAADTWVSMGDEDEAADRLAALADHQVDAALMALAAPDAIFLHCLPAYRGKEVTAEVIDGPQSVVWDEAENRLHAQKAVLTFLLEHR; this is translated from the coding sequence ATGCCTCGCCACTTCCTGCGCGACGACGACCTCTCCCCGGCCGAGCAGCGCGAGGTCCTCGAGCTCGCCTGGGCGTTCGGCGAGGACCGCTTCCTGCGCGCCCCGCTGTCCGGGCCGCGAGCCGTCGCCCTCGTCTTCGACAAGCCGACCCTGCGCACCCAGGTCTCGTTCTCCGTCGGGGTCGCCGAGCTCGGCGGCTTCCCGCTCGTCGTGGACGGCCGTCTCGCCCAGGTGGGCGTGCGCGAGTCCGTCGCCGACGTCACGCGGGTCCTGGACCGGCAGGTCGCCGCGGTCGTGTGGCGCACGTTCGGCCAGGACCGCATCGAGGAGATGGCCGCGGTCTCCCGCGTCCCCGTGGTCAACGCCCTCACCGACGACTTCCACCCGTGCCAGATCCTCGCGGACCTGCTCACCGTCGCCCAGCACCACGGGGGTCTCGGCGCGCTCGCCGGGCAGCGCTTCACCTACGTCGGGGACGCCGCGAACAACATGGGCGCCTCGTACCTCCTGGGTTGCGCGACCGCCGGCATGCACGTCACCGTCGCAGGCCCCGACGGCTATCTCCCGCCCGACCACGTCGTCGCGCGGGCGCAGGAGATCGCCGCGACCACCGGCGGGTCGGTCACCGTCACCACCGACGCGCGGGCCGCCGTCGCCGGCGCCGACGTCGTCGCGGCGGACACCTGGGTGTCGATGGGCGACGAGGACGAGGCCGCCGACCGGCTCGCCGCGCTGGCCGACCACCAGGTCGACGCCGCGCTCATGGCGCTCGCCGCCCCCGACGCGATCTTCCTGCACTGCCTGCCCGCCTACCGCGGCAAGGAGGTCACCGCCGAGGTGATCGACGGTCCGCAGTCCGTCGTCTGGGACGAGGCGGAGAACCGGCTGCACGCCCAGAAGGCCGTCCTGACGTTCCTGCTGGAGCACCGATGA
- a CDS encoding acetylornithine transaminase — MTDVTTRTELTSDGWTEAYTRSVMDTFGPPQRILVRGEGAYVWDADGKRYLDLLAGIAVNALGHAHPTLTAAISAQLGTLGHVSNFFGTPTQITLAERLLQLAEAPDGSRVFFTNSGTEANEAAFKMVRRTGRPRVLALEGGFHGRTMGALALTAKAAYREPFEPLPGGVEHLPFGDTDALVEAFSPEAVAARGEVAGFVVEPIQGEAGVRELPAGYLALARRLTADAGALLVLDEVQTGIGRTGRWFAHQHPELGGGIVPDVVTLAKGLGGGFPVGAVVAYGESATLLGRGQHGTTFGGNPVAAAAALATLGVIERDRLLAHVVEVGETLRRAIEAGGNPLVAEVRGRGLLLAVRLDRPVAAEVARAALEAGFVVNAVAPDAIRLAPPLVLTTDQALDAARFFAGVTVPDPEH, encoded by the coding sequence ATGACCGACGTGACGACCCGCACCGAGCTGACCTCGGACGGGTGGACCGAGGCGTACACCCGCTCGGTGATGGACACGTTCGGCCCGCCGCAGCGCATCCTCGTGCGCGGCGAGGGGGCCTACGTGTGGGACGCCGACGGCAAGCGGTACCTCGACCTGCTCGCCGGGATCGCGGTCAACGCCCTCGGGCACGCCCACCCGACCCTGACGGCGGCGATCAGCGCCCAGCTCGGGACGCTCGGGCACGTGTCGAACTTCTTCGGCACGCCCACCCAGATCACCCTGGCCGAGCGGCTGCTCCAGCTCGCCGAGGCGCCCGACGGCTCCCGCGTGTTCTTCACGAACTCCGGCACGGAGGCCAACGAGGCGGCGTTCAAGATGGTCCGCCGCACCGGCCGGCCGCGCGTCCTCGCCCTGGAGGGCGGGTTCCACGGCCGCACCATGGGTGCGCTGGCCCTCACGGCGAAGGCCGCCTACCGGGAGCCGTTCGAGCCGCTGCCCGGCGGGGTCGAGCACCTGCCGTTCGGCGACACCGACGCGCTCGTCGAGGCGTTCTCGCCCGAGGCCGTCGCCGCGCGCGGCGAGGTCGCCGGGTTCGTCGTCGAGCCGATCCAGGGCGAGGCCGGGGTGCGTGAGCTGCCGGCCGGCTACCTGGCGCTGGCGCGGCGGCTCACCGCCGACGCGGGCGCCCTGCTCGTCCTCGACGAGGTGCAGACCGGCATCGGCCGCACGGGCCGCTGGTTCGCCCACCAGCACCCGGAGCTCGGGGGCGGGATCGTGCCCGACGTCGTCACGCTCGCCAAGGGGCTCGGAGGCGGGTTCCCCGTGGGTGCCGTCGTCGCGTACGGGGAGTCGGCGACGCTGCTCGGCCGCGGTCAGCACGGCACCACGTTCGGCGGCAACCCCGTGGCCGCCGCCGCGGCGCTGGCCACGCTCGGTGTCATCGAGCGCGACCGGCTGCTCGCCCACGTCGTCGAGGTCGGCGAGACGCTGCGCCGCGCGATCGAGGCCGGTGGGAACCCGCTGGTGGCCGAGGTCCGCGGCCGGGGCCTGCTGCTCGCCGTGCGACTCGACCGGCCCGTCGCCGCCGAGGTCGCCCGCGCCGCGCTGGAGGCCGGGTTCGTCGTCAACGCCGTCGCGCCCGACGCGATCCGCCTCGCCCCGCCGCTGGTCCTCACCACCGACCAGGCCCTCGACGCCGCACGCTTCTTCGCCGGCGTCACCGTCCCCGACCCGGAGCACTGA
- the argB gene encoding acetylglutamate kinase: MSDRTPDTGIDPDFTFDTRTDLRPDQKAEVLIEALPWLQEFAGALVVVKYGGNAMIDDTLKAAFAEDMVFLRQVGLRPVVVHGGGPQISAMLGRVGIESEFRGGLRVTTPEAMDVVRMVLVGQVQRELVGLLNAHAPRAVGLSGEDAGLFGAVRRQAVVDGEPVDVGLVGDVVQVNPSAVLDLLAAGRIPVVSTVAPDVDDPTQVLNVNADTAAAALAVALGAKKLIVLTDVEGLYTSWPDRTSLVEQISAGDLAQLLPSLSAGMVPKMEACLRAVQGGVPRASVIDGRQAHSVLLEVFTTRGNGTMVVPDGDVPDGPHHDHGSTEANA; this comes from the coding sequence ATGAGCGACCGGACGCCGGACACCGGCATCGACCCCGACTTCACGTTCGACACCCGCACCGACCTGCGCCCGGACCAGAAGGCCGAGGTGCTCATCGAGGCCCTGCCCTGGTTGCAGGAGTTCGCGGGCGCGCTGGTCGTCGTCAAGTACGGCGGCAACGCGATGATCGACGACACGCTCAAGGCGGCGTTCGCGGAGGACATGGTGTTCCTGCGCCAGGTCGGCCTGCGGCCGGTCGTGGTGCACGGCGGGGGCCCGCAGATCTCCGCGATGCTCGGCCGGGTCGGCATCGAGTCCGAGTTCCGGGGCGGCCTGCGCGTCACCACCCCCGAGGCGATGGACGTCGTGCGGATGGTCCTGGTCGGCCAGGTGCAGCGCGAGCTCGTCGGGCTGCTCAACGCCCACGCACCCCGCGCCGTCGGCCTGTCGGGGGAGGACGCCGGGCTGTTCGGCGCGGTGCGTCGCCAGGCCGTCGTGGACGGCGAGCCCGTCGACGTGGGCCTCGTCGGCGACGTCGTGCAGGTCAACCCGTCGGCGGTGCTCGACCTCCTCGCCGCCGGCCGCATCCCCGTGGTGTCGACGGTCGCGCCCGACGTCGACGACCCCACCCAGGTGCTCAACGTCAACGCCGACACCGCGGCCGCGGCGCTCGCGGTGGCGCTGGGGGCGAAGAAGCTCATCGTCCTCACCGACGTCGAGGGCCTGTACACGAGCTGGCCGGACCGCACCTCGCTGGTGGAGCAGATCTCCGCGGGCGACCTCGCGCAGCTCCTGCCGAGCCTGAGCGCGGGGATGGTGCCCAAGATGGAGGCGTGCCTGCGGGCCGTGCAGGGCGGGGTGCCGCGCGCCTCCGTCATCGACGGCCGCCAGGCGCACTCGGTGCTGCTGGAGGTCTTCACGACCCGCGGCAACGGCACGATGGTGGTCCCGGACGGTGACGTCCCGGACGGCCCGCACCACGACCACGGCTCGACGGAGGCGAACGCATGA
- the argJ gene encoding bifunctional glutamate N-acetyltransferase/amino-acid acetyltransferase ArgJ — MSITTPRGFRAAGVAAGLKSTGARDVALVVNDGPLASAAAVLTSNRVQAAPVVWTRQAVSDGAARAVVLNSGGANACTGPEGFADTHRTAEHVAAVLSAGAATPEDEVGAGDVLVCSTGLIGLRLDMDGLLGGVDAAAGALDPDGGDDAAHAIMTTDSVAKQAAAQRDGWSVGGMAKGAGMLAPGLATMLSVVTTDAVVDAATADAALRAATRTTFDRVDSDGCMSTNDTVILLASGASGVEVTLAELTSAVTDVCASLARQLVADAEGASHDIAVTVRGASTEDAALACARAVTRSNLFKAAVFGNDPNWGRVLAAVGTVPPDVAPYDPLSLDVAINGVQVCRAGGVGEPRELVDLASHRDVHVDVDLHAGDSEVTLWTNDLTHDYVHENSAYSS, encoded by the coding sequence GTGAGCATCACCACCCCTCGCGGGTTCCGGGCGGCCGGTGTCGCCGCGGGCCTGAAGTCCACGGGTGCGCGCGACGTCGCGCTCGTCGTCAACGACGGCCCGCTGGCGTCCGCCGCGGCCGTGCTGACGTCGAACCGCGTGCAGGCCGCGCCCGTCGTGTGGACCCGGCAGGCCGTCTCCGACGGCGCCGCCCGCGCCGTCGTGCTGAACTCCGGCGGCGCCAACGCCTGCACGGGCCCGGAGGGCTTCGCGGACACGCACCGCACGGCCGAGCACGTCGCCGCGGTGCTCTCGGCCGGTGCCGCGACCCCCGAGGACGAGGTCGGGGCCGGCGACGTGCTCGTGTGCAGCACGGGCCTCATCGGCCTTCGTCTCGACATGGACGGCCTGCTGGGAGGCGTGGACGCCGCGGCCGGAGCGCTGGACCCCGACGGCGGGGACGACGCCGCCCACGCCATCATGACCACCGACTCCGTCGCCAAGCAGGCCGCCGCGCAGCGCGACGGCTGGAGCGTCGGCGGGATGGCCAAGGGCGCGGGGATGCTCGCGCCGGGCCTGGCCACCATGCTGTCGGTCGTCACCACCGACGCCGTCGTCGACGCCGCGACCGCCGACGCCGCGCTGCGCGCCGCCACCCGCACCACGTTCGACCGGGTCGACTCCGACGGCTGCATGTCGACCAACGACACCGTGATCCTGCTCGCGAGCGGGGCGTCCGGGGTCGAGGTCACACTCGCCGAGCTCACGTCGGCCGTCACCGACGTCTGCGCCTCCCTCGCCCGCCAGCTCGTCGCGGACGCCGAGGGCGCGAGCCACGACATCGCGGTCACCGTGCGCGGCGCGAGCACCGAGGACGCCGCGCTCGCCTGCGCCCGGGCCGTCACCCGCTCCAACCTGTTCAAGGCCGCCGTCTTCGGCAACGACCCGAACTGGGGCCGGGTGCTCGCCGCCGTCGGCACCGTGCCGCCCGACGTCGCGCCCTACGACCCGCTCTCGCTCGACGTCGCCATCAACGGCGTGCAGGTGTGCCGGGCCGGGGGCGTCGGCGAGCCGCGCGAGCTCGTCGACCTCGCCTCGCACCGCGACGTGCACGTGGACGTCGACCTGCACGCCGGCGATTCCGAGGTCACGCTCTGGACCAACGACCTCACGCACGACTACGTCCACGAGAACAGCGCGTACTCCTCATGA
- the argC gene encoding N-acetyl-gamma-glutamyl-phosphate reductase translates to MASTQQRLRVAVAGASGYAGGELLRIAARHPHLEIGALTAHSNAGSRLGELQPHLRGLADRVLEPTTAEALAGHDVVVLGLPHGASGEIAAQLPDDVLVLDLGADHRLASAADWEAFYGSAHAGTWPYGLPELIRTAADGSVTTQRDRLAGARRIAVPGCNVTAVTLALQPGVAAGLVSPRDVVAVLANGYSGAGKALKPHLLAAEGLGSAAPYAVGGTHRHIPEIAQNLRVAGADDVSISFTPTLVPMSRGILATVTARLAPGREAASAADVRAVWEQAYADEPFVDLLPAGQWPSTAATLGANTALVQVALDAAAGRVVVVTALDNLVKGTAGQAVQAMNLALGLPETAGLVTEGVAP, encoded by the coding sequence ATGGCCAGCACACAGCAGCGACTGCGCGTCGCCGTCGCCGGGGCGTCCGGCTACGCCGGCGGTGAGTTGCTCCGGATCGCCGCGCGTCACCCGCACCTCGAGATCGGCGCGCTGACCGCGCACTCGAACGCCGGCAGCCGCCTCGGCGAGCTGCAGCCGCACCTGCGCGGCCTCGCCGACCGCGTGCTCGAGCCCACCACGGCCGAGGCGCTCGCGGGCCACGACGTGGTCGTCCTCGGCCTGCCCCACGGCGCGTCCGGCGAGATCGCCGCCCAGCTGCCCGACGACGTCCTCGTCCTCGACCTGGGCGCCGACCACCGCCTGGCCTCCGCCGCCGACTGGGAGGCGTTCTACGGCTCCGCGCACGCCGGGACCTGGCCGTACGGTCTGCCCGAGCTGATCCGCACCGCCGCCGACGGCTCCGTCACGACCCAGCGCGACCGCCTGGCCGGCGCCCGCCGGATCGCCGTGCCCGGCTGCAACGTCACCGCCGTCACCCTCGCGCTCCAGCCGGGGGTCGCCGCCGGCCTCGTCAGCCCCCGGGACGTCGTCGCGGTGCTCGCCAACGGGTACTCCGGCGCGGGCAAGGCCCTCAAGCCGCACCTGCTGGCCGCGGAAGGTCTCGGGTCGGCCGCGCCGTACGCCGTCGGCGGCACCCACCGGCACATCCCCGAGATCGCGCAGAACCTGCGCGTCGCGGGCGCCGACGACGTGTCGATCAGCTTCACCCCGACGCTCGTGCCGATGTCCCGCGGCATCCTCGCCACCGTGACCGCCCGCCTCGCGCCGGGCCGCGAGGCCGCGAGCGCCGCCGACGTCCGCGCGGTGTGGGAGCAGGCGTACGCCGACGAGCCGTTCGTCGACCTGCTGCCCGCGGGGCAGTGGCCGTCGACGGCCGCCACGCTCGGCGCCAACACGGCGCTCGTGCAGGTGGCGCTGGACGCGGCCGCCGGCCGCGTCGTCGTGGTCACCGCGCTCGACAACCTCGTCAAGGGCACCGCCGGTCAGGCCGTGCAGGCGATGAACCTCGCCCTCGGCCTGCCGGAGACGGCGGGCCTCGTCACCGAAGGAGTGGCTCCGTGA
- a CDS encoding quinone oxidoreductase family protein — MHAVVARSAGGPEVLSSTELPDPAPGPTDLLVRVAAAGVNFIDTYRRAGVYPMSFPHVVGSEGAGVVEAVGAEARGFVVGDRVAWDAAPGSYAELAVVPAADAVHVPDGLDLTTAAALPLQGMTAHYLVASTFEVGQGHDVLLHAGAGGVGLLLTQLAVARGARVITTVSTPEKAALSSAAGAAHTIDYARLDDLATELPALVRDLTDGAGVHVVYDGVGAATFDASLASLRRRGTLVLFGGASGQVPPFDLQRLNAAGSLYVTRPTLAHYTATPAELEWRAREVFRAAADGDLDVRVGATFPLAEAAEAHRALEGRRTTGKVLLLP; from the coding sequence ATGCACGCCGTCGTGGCCCGCAGCGCGGGTGGTCCCGAGGTCCTGTCGTCCACCGAGCTGCCCGATCCCGCCCCAGGTCCGACCGACCTGCTCGTGCGGGTCGCCGCCGCCGGGGTGAACTTCATCGACACCTACCGCCGCGCCGGGGTGTACCCGATGAGCTTCCCGCACGTGGTGGGCTCCGAGGGCGCAGGTGTCGTGGAGGCCGTCGGAGCCGAGGCGCGCGGGTTCGTCGTCGGAGACCGCGTCGCCTGGGACGCCGCCCCCGGGTCGTACGCGGAGCTCGCCGTCGTGCCCGCCGCCGACGCCGTCCACGTCCCCGACGGCCTGGACCTGACCACCGCCGCCGCGCTCCCCCTGCAGGGCATGACCGCCCACTACCTCGTGGCCTCGACGTTCGAGGTCGGCCAGGGCCACGACGTCCTGCTGCACGCCGGCGCCGGGGGCGTCGGGCTGCTGCTCACCCAGCTCGCCGTCGCCCGCGGCGCCCGGGTGATCACCACCGTCTCCACGCCCGAGAAGGCCGCCCTGTCGTCCGCGGCCGGGGCCGCGCACACCATCGACTACGCCCGCCTGGACGACCTCGCCACCGAGCTGCCCGCTCTCGTGCGCGACCTCACCGACGGCGCGGGCGTGCACGTCGTCTACGACGGCGTCGGAGCCGCGACGTTCGACGCATCCCTGGCCTCCCTGCGCCGGCGCGGCACGCTCGTGCTGTTCGGCGGGGCGTCCGGGCAGGTGCCGCCGTTCGACCTGCAACGCCTCAACGCCGCCGGGTCGCTCTACGTCACCCGGCCGACGCTCGCGCACTACACGGCGACCCCGGCGGAGCTCGAGTGGCGGGCCCGCGAGGTGTTCCGGGCCGCCGCCGACGGCGACCTCGACGTGCGCGTCGGGGCCACCTTCCCGCTCGCCGAGGCGGCCGAGGCGCACCGCGCCCTCGAAGGGCGCCGCACGACGGGCAAGGTGCTGCTGCTCCCCTGA